A window from Nitrosopumilus adriaticus encodes these proteins:
- a CDS encoding PEFG-CTERM sorting domain-containing protein — protein sequence MPASNYAFAEHIFNPDAYAQYLDISQIESEKFTFEFDEKTYDIYYGYRGSLDSMGANHQYPILSSMNINQERKSIEIIMEDVPEKTDFWVRTPEDVLYAEGEKFKVIVDGVDTGYDLMKYPNDYVVGLVISEDTKKIEIIGTRVIPEFEGLTILILGVSILGIIYVAQKNPLVKGLTRIN from the coding sequence ATGCCTGCATCCAACTATGCTTTTGCTGAACACATATTCAATCCTGATGCATATGCGCAATACCTTGACATTTCTCAAATAGAATCTGAAAAATTCACTTTTGAATTTGATGAAAAAACCTATGACATTTACTATGGATATCGTGGTAGTCTTGATTCTATGGGTGCTAATCATCAATACCCTATACTATCTTCGATGAATATCAACCAAGAACGAAAATCGATTGAAATCATAATGGAGGATGTTCCAGAAAAAACTGATTTTTGGGTAAGAACTCCTGAAGATGTTCTTTATGCTGAAGGTGAAAAATTCAAAGTTATAGTAGATGGGGTAGATACTGGTTATGATTTGATGAAATACCCTAATGACTATGTCGTTGGTTTAGTAATTTCAGAAGACACTAAAAAAATTGAAATAATTGGAACTAGAGTCATTCCGGAATTTGAAGGATTGACAATTTTGATTCTTGGGGTTTCTATTCTGGGAATAATTTACGTGGCACAAAAGAATCCCCTTGTAAAGGGTTTGACTAGAATTAATTAA